The genomic DNA GTTGTTCTGGCTGCTGCTCGGGGCAAATCGCGGCTGGACGAAGACGACGCGGACACGCTGGCAGAAGGACCCCGTGACCGAAATTGACGGCCCGGTGATCGAGAAGGCGTTTCTGCCCGGCGTGGATTTTCTGGCCGTCGGCCTTGTCGGCGCGCTGGCGTTGTTCATCATGTCGTTGTTTGCATCGAAAACCAAAAACAGACCGGTCGGCTCGCCATGAAAATCAAATTCATCCCCGCTCTCATCGTTGCTTCGGCCGCCGTGACGTCGTTGGCCGCGCCCATCGAGTTCGATTTCAAGGACCCGAAGGGCGTCAACAACGTCATCTTCAAAACCGACGCGCCGCTCGAATCCATCAACGGCACCGCGACCGCCATCTCCGGCAAAGTGACGTTCGACCCCGCCAACCCCGGCGCGGTCAACGGCAAGATCGTCGTCGAGTCCGCCTCGTTGCACGTCGGCAACCCGATGCAGAAGGAGCACCTGCACAGCGACAAATGGCTCGACGTGGCGAAGTACCCACAAATCGCCTTCGAGGTCGAAAGCGTTAAGAACGTCAAGACACAGGGTGACGTCACCACCGCTGACGTGACCGGGAAGATGAGCCTGCACGGCGTGACCAAGACCGTTACCGCGCCCGTGAAGATGACCTTCCTCAAGGACAAGTTGAAGGCGCGCACGGGCAAGGACGGGGATCTGCTCGTAATCCGCGCGAATTTCAAAATCAAGCGGCGTGATTTCGGCATCAACCCCGGCCAGATGGAAGAGAAAGTCTCGGATGAAATTGAACTGAACCTTAGCATCGCCGGCGCCGCGCCGCGCGGTTGATTGCTGTCGGGATACTTATCGCAAGACGAGTGGCTTAGGTTGGCCTCCCAGCTGGCTTTGATTTTGTACGCAAGTGTTACCGATACATGGCGAACAATGCCCAAACCGATGATGGAATTTTCCGGAGCAGGCCGACTGCTCTGGGCAGGAAACCGTTTGGCAGGCGGGCGCGGCTTATTGTTGGGGTCGGAACCGCTGCTTTTCTCACTGTCTTGTTGTCTTGGATTTTCATGCGCAGTGCCAGCACGCAGCGACCTCCTATCGACTTGTATTGCCTCGGTTCGCGCGTGTCCACTGGTGTCGGCGTTACGTTTGCAGTGACAAACTATTCATCGAACGTCGTCACGTTCTACGAGAAGGTGATCGAGGTTAAACAAGCAACCGGATGGGCCGCTTACAACTACGCGGGACCGGTGATGGCCGTACCGATGCTGCTTGACCCGGGAACAAGAGGTTTACTCGATGTAACCCCACCGAATACGAATCTGCCTTGGCGGATTCGAGTGGCCGTATCCAGCCAATTGGACGGCCCGATCGCAGTATTGAAACGCGTCAGCTTGTTTTGCAACCACATCAAAGACAGGTTTTTCACCGGTAACAAGAACCATCCTCCGCCTGTGCGGTTTTGGCCTGGTGTAGTTTACGGTCAACCTACAGAGGTTGTGAGTGCTGAAATCACGAATTCGAACTAGCTTGTTCTATGATCTCACAAACCATTACCCGTCGTGATATGCTTCGCGGCAGTGTGGCGTTTGCCGCGCTGGCGTTCGCGCAATCTCCGCTCTCCGTTTTTGGCTTTGACGAGCCGGGCGCGGGCGAGACCGTCGTGCCGTTTCTCGACGTGCAGCCGAAGAGCAGGATGCTTTACTGGCAGGATCTCACGAGCTGGATCACGCCCAACGAACAACTTTACCAGGTTCAGCATTACGGCGTGCCGGAAGTCGATCTCGAAAAATGGCAGTTGGAAATCTCCGGCCTCGTGAAAAAGCCGCGGACACTGTCGCTTGCCGACATCAAGGCTCGCAAGCGCAGGACCGTCACCGCCACACTCGAATGTTCCGGCAACAGTTCCAATCCAGGTTTCATGGGAGCCATCGGCAATATTCAATGGACCGGCACCCCGTTGGCCCCGTTGCTCAAGGAAAGTCATCCGCTCGCCCGCGCCATCGAAACCGTGTTCTTCGGCGCGGACGAGAAGGTCGAGAAAATCCGCGAGAAGGATTATTTGCAAAACTTCGCGCGCAGCCTCTCGTTGCGCGACGTGCTGAAGCGCGACGACATCCTGCTCGCTTATGAAATGAACGGGCGGCCGCTGGAAAAAGGACATGGCGCGCCGCTGCGGCTCATCGTGCCGGGCTGGTTTGGCATCACCTGGGTGAAATGGCTCACGCGCATTGAACTGCTCGACCGCCGTTACATGAGCAAATACATGGCGCGCGAATACGTCACCATCCGCGGCGAGGAACACGACGGCAAAACCGTCTGGCGTGAAACCAGCGTTGGCCCGATGGACGTGAAATCGGTCGTCGCCCGCGTCACGCGGCGCAGGGAAGGCTCGCTGCGTGTGAGCGGCGCGGCCTGGACCGACGGCACACCGCTTCAGCGGGTGGAATTGAAGATCGACGACGGCAACTGGACGCCGGTGGAGTTGGACAAAAAACAGCGGTCGAAATATTCGTGGACGTTCTGGAACTACGATTGGAAGAACCCGTCGGCTGGAGATCACACCTTGGTATCACGCGCGATTGACACCGAAGGCCTCCTGCAACCTTCCGGCGACGATCCCGAAATCAAATTGAAACGCACCTACTGGGAAGCGAACCAGCAATGGGTGCGGAAGATCAGAATCTGAAGTCCGGTTGCAGAATTACGCTTTCACAGGATTCGCCAATCTGTTTTCATAACATTATGGAGCCGCAATTGGAAAAAGTAAGCTGCGCACGATGGCATGCACACAGTGCGGTCCTTCATCGATAAGATATGCCATTCTCACCCTCGATCCGTCGCACCGCGCTCCTCTGGTGTGATCGGCATTGTTGTCTGTGCAAACGTCCATGTGGACTCGACATCGAGATCGACCACTTGGTCCCGGAAGCAAACGGAGGTCCCAACACTCTCGACAATGCGATCCCACTCTGCTTTGACTGCCACGCTCGCACTCACCGTTACAA from Candidatus Angelobacter sp. includes the following:
- a CDS encoding YceI family protein, giving the protein MKIKFIPALIVASAAVTSLAAPIEFDFKDPKGVNNVIFKTDAPLESINGTATAISGKVTFDPANPGAVNGKIVVESASLHVGNPMQKEHLHSDKWLDVAKYPQIAFEVESVKNVKTQGDVTTADVTGKMSLHGVTKTVTAPVKMTFLKDKLKARTGKDGDLLVIRANFKIKRRDFGINPGQMEEKVSDEIELNLSIAGAAPRG
- a CDS encoding sulfite oxidase; its protein translation is MISQTITRRDMLRGSVAFAALAFAQSPLSVFGFDEPGAGETVVPFLDVQPKSRMLYWQDLTSWITPNEQLYQVQHYGVPEVDLEKWQLEISGLVKKPRTLSLADIKARKRRTVTATLECSGNSSNPGFMGAIGNIQWTGTPLAPLLKESHPLARAIETVFFGADEKVEKIREKDYLQNFARSLSLRDVLKRDDILLAYEMNGRPLEKGHGAPLRLIVPGWFGITWVKWLTRIELLDRRYMSKYMAREYVTIRGEEHDGKTVWRETSVGPMDVKSVVARVTRRREGSLRVSGAAWTDGTPLQRVELKIDDGNWTPVELDKKQRSKYSWTFWNYDWKNPSAGDHTLVSRAIDTEGLLQPSGDDPEIKLKRTYWEANQQWVRKIRI